From the genome of Oncorhynchus clarkii lewisi isolate Uvic-CL-2024 chromosome 11, UVic_Ocla_1.0, whole genome shotgun sequence, one region includes:
- the LOC139420231 gene encoding translocon-associated protein subunit alpha-like isoform X2 produces the protein MMTFLPKLLLLVLLAFPATIIMKGPLVAAQDATEDEEAADEDAVDDVDVNAEDEDDEAEVEDDENTELTEEKEEEEEEAVGGDVKASPNADTTILFVKGDDFPANDIVKFLMGFTNKGSDNFVVESLDASFRYPQDFQFYIQNFTALQLGIVVPAGRQATFEYSFIPAEPMGGRPFGLVINLNYKDSNGNLFQDAVFNQTVTITEREDGLDGETIFMYVFLSGLGLLVVVGLHQLLESRKRRRPAAKVEMGTSSHNDVDMSWIPQETLNQINKASPRRSPRKRTQKRSAGSDE, from the exons GGCCATTAGTGGCAGCCCAGGATGCTACTGAGGATGAGGAGGCAGCTGATGAAGATGCTGTGGATGATGTTGACGTGAACGCAGAGGATGAGGATGACGAGGCCGAAGTTGAAGATGATGAAAATACGGAATTG ACAGaagaaaaagaggaagaggaggaggaagccgTAGGAGGAGATGTGAAAGCCTCCCCCAATGCTGACACCACCATCCTCTTCGtcaagggagatg ACTTCCCAGCTAATGACATTGTGAAGTTCCTGATGGGCTTCACCAACAAAGGCAGCGACAACTTTGTGGTGGAGTCGCTGGACGCATCCTTCCGCTACCCGCAGGACTTCCAGTTTTACATCCAGAACTTCACAGCCCTGCAGCTGGGCATAGTGGTGCCTGCCGGGCGCCAGGCCACATTTGAGTACTCTTTCATCCCTGCCGAGCCCATGGGCGGGCGCCCCTTCGGCCTGGTTATCAACCTCAACTACAAGGACAGCAAC GGTAACTTGTTCCAGGATGCTGTGTTCAACCAGACAGTGACCATCACCGAGAGAGAGGACGGACTGGATGGAGAGAC GATCTTCATGTATGTGTTCCTGTCTGGTTTGGGTCTGCTGGTGGTGGTAGGCCTTCATCAGCTGCTAGAGTCCAGAAAG AGGAGGCGGCCAGCTGCCAAGGTGGAGATGGGCACTTCTAGCCACAACGATGTGGACATGAGCTGGATTCCCCAGGAGACCCTTAACCAGATCA ACAAGGCTTCCCCCAGACGATCTCCCCGCAAGCGGACACAGAAGCGCTCTGCTGGTTCGGACGAGTGA
- the LOC139420231 gene encoding translocon-associated protein subunit alpha-like isoform X1, translated as MMTFLPKLLLLVLLAFPATIIMKGPLVAAQDATEDEEAADEDAVDDVDVNAEDEDDEAEVEDDENTELTEEKEEEEEEAVGGDVKASPNADTTILFVKGDDFPANDIVKFLMGFTNKGSDNFVVESLDASFRYPQDFQFYIQNFTALQLGIVVPAGRQATFEYSFIPAEPMGGRPFGLVINLNYKDSNGNLFQDAVFNQTVTITEREDGLDGETIFMYVFLSGLGLLVVVGLHQLLESRKRRRPAAKVEMGTSSHNDVDMSWIPQETLNQIMQSRRDKASPRRSPRKRTQKRSAGSDE; from the exons GGCCATTAGTGGCAGCCCAGGATGCTACTGAGGATGAGGAGGCAGCTGATGAAGATGCTGTGGATGATGTTGACGTGAACGCAGAGGATGAGGATGACGAGGCCGAAGTTGAAGATGATGAAAATACGGAATTG ACAGaagaaaaagaggaagaggaggaggaagccgTAGGAGGAGATGTGAAAGCCTCCCCCAATGCTGACACCACCATCCTCTTCGtcaagggagatg ACTTCCCAGCTAATGACATTGTGAAGTTCCTGATGGGCTTCACCAACAAAGGCAGCGACAACTTTGTGGTGGAGTCGCTGGACGCATCCTTCCGCTACCCGCAGGACTTCCAGTTTTACATCCAGAACTTCACAGCCCTGCAGCTGGGCATAGTGGTGCCTGCCGGGCGCCAGGCCACATTTGAGTACTCTTTCATCCCTGCCGAGCCCATGGGCGGGCGCCCCTTCGGCCTGGTTATCAACCTCAACTACAAGGACAGCAAC GGTAACTTGTTCCAGGATGCTGTGTTCAACCAGACAGTGACCATCACCGAGAGAGAGGACGGACTGGATGGAGAGAC GATCTTCATGTATGTGTTCCTGTCTGGTTTGGGTCTGCTGGTGGTGGTAGGCCTTCATCAGCTGCTAGAGTCCAGAAAG AGGAGGCGGCCAGCTGCCAAGGTGGAGATGGGCACTTCTAGCCACAACGATGTGGACATGAGCTGGATTCCCCAGGAGACCCTTAACCAGATCA TGCAGAGTCGGCGAG ACAAGGCTTCCCCCAGACGATCTCCCCGCAAGCGGACACAGAAGCGCTCTGCTGGTTCGGACGAGTGA